From the Mangifera indica cultivar Alphonso chromosome 10, CATAS_Mindica_2.1, whole genome shotgun sequence genome, one window contains:
- the LOC123227192 gene encoding probable aquaporin NIP5-1 produces the protein MPEGGAGTLSVPATPVSAPPTPGTPGGPLISSQRIDSLSYDRMSMPRCKCVPVTAPMWSTNPHTCAIELPVPDVSFTRKLGAEFVGTFILIFAAAAGPIVNQKYNGAETLIGNAACAGLAVMIIILSTGHISGAHLNPSLTIAFAAFRHFPWTQVPGYILAQVTGSICASFALKGVFHPYLSGGVTLPSVSTGQAFALEFIITFNLLFVVTAVATDTRAVGELAGIAVGATVMLNILIAGPSSGGSMNPMRTFGPAVAAGNYHLLWVYLLAPTLGALAGAGIYTLVKLQDDEVNPSRPVRSLRRDSSMSV, from the exons atgcCAGAAGGGGGTGCAGGAACATTATCGGTACCGGCAACTCCAGTATCGGCACCACCGACTCCAGGGACACCAGGTGGACCGTTGATTTCGTCTCAGCGAATCGATTCGCTATCGTACGATCGGATGTCAATGCCGCGTTGCAAGTGTGTACCAGTGACTGCCCCCATGTGGAGTACAAATCCTCACACATGCGCTATTGAATTGCCAGTTCCAGATGTGTCCTTCACTCGTAAG CTAGGAGCGGAATTTGTGGGAACCTTCATCCTAATTTTCGCAGCAGCAGCAGGTCCCATAGTGAACCAGAAGTACAATGGCGCTGAAACCCTAATCGGCAACGCAGCATGCGCTGGGCTGGCAGTGATGATCATTATCCTCTCCACAGGACACATTTCCGGAGCCCATTTGAATCCCTCACTCACCATCGCTTTTGCAGCATTTCGACACTTTCCCTGGACTCAAGTTCCCGGTTACATTCTGGCCCAAGTGACAGGCTCCATCTGTGCTTCATTTGCCCTAAAAGGAGTATTTCATCCTTACCTATCTGGTGGTGTTACCCTTCCTTCTGTCAGCACTGGCCAGGCTTTCGCTCTCGAGTTCATTATCACTTTCAATCTTTTGTTCGTCGTAACTGCTGTGGCTACAGACACTCGAGCG GTGGGAGAGTTGGCAGGAATTGCTGTTGGAGCTACTGTGATGCTTAACATTCTGATTGCAGG ACCATCAAGTGGTGGTTCAATGAATCCTATGCGAACTTTCGGGCCAGCCGTTGCAGCGGGAAACTACCATCTATTATGGGTATACCTATTGGCACCGACGCTTGGAGCCCTAGCCGGCGCTGGTATCTACACCCTGGTGAAGCTTCAAGATGATGAGGTTAATCCATCGCGTCCAGTCAGAAGCTTACGCCGTGACTCAAGTATGTCAGTTTGA